The Acidimicrobiales bacterium genome has a segment encoding these proteins:
- the pknB gene encoding Stk1 family PASTA domain-containing Ser/Thr kinase, producing the protein MSDQGPTILGGRYELHRRLARGGMADVFLARDQLLDRAVAVKVLFAEFAADPTFVERFRREAQAAANLSHPNIVGVYDWGREGSTYYIVMEYVEGRSLADVLRSEGRLHPDRAARITYEVAGALAFAHRNELVHRDIKPGNVLISPQNQVKVADFGIATAIAAGVNTDLTKAGTVMGTATYFSPEQAQGQRVDARSDLYSLGVVLYEMLTGEAPFTGDSPVAIAYKHVQEAPTPPSQSGATVPRPLEAITMRLLFKDPERRYPSADALRADLRRYRDGAAGPGRAAGAAGAAAAPGSTDPTTVSRPVSGSQPASGSQPTTALPANRGKRQAGRPSGQTPANYAPPAYPPGYDAATPVYPYGAYDRTGQTRRTGLFVLGVVLLILAIVIAAVILVQVLEDSSGNGNDDGDTVVDVGQIAVPSVIGLDQFEAIRELENAGFVVRPEQVENAEVPEGQVFAQNPQGGIRIDEGSVVTVTVSAGAEAVAIPNVVGQQATDAAQLLDSLGFTVVTEEIPDEDAEPGEVLAQSPAPGESGKEGDVITLTLSEGPEMRPVPNVGGNDPATAAAALTAAGFQILQERETSLEVPEGQVIRTEPAAGTELEKDAVVTMFISDGEPLATVPSVVGLDVSSAIAQISAAGLEVSQSEAVTTDAAEGTVIDQSPNAFAEVEPGSVVGIVVARAPDPTPTPTPSPSPTPTATPGA; encoded by the coding sequence ATGTCCGACCAGGGACCCACCATCCTCGGCGGCCGTTACGAGCTCCACCGGCGGTTGGCTCGCGGCGGCATGGCCGATGTCTTCCTCGCCCGTGACCAGCTCCTCGACCGCGCCGTAGCGGTCAAGGTGCTGTTCGCGGAGTTCGCCGCGGACCCGACCTTCGTCGAGCGTTTCCGCCGGGAGGCGCAGGCCGCCGCGAACCTCAGCCACCCCAACATCGTCGGGGTCTACGACTGGGGCCGCGAGGGCTCCACCTACTACATCGTCATGGAGTACGTGGAGGGCCGGAGCCTCGCTGACGTTCTGCGCTCCGAGGGTCGCCTCCATCCCGACCGTGCCGCCCGGATCACCTACGAGGTGGCCGGTGCACTCGCCTTCGCCCACCGCAACGAACTGGTCCACCGCGACATCAAGCCGGGCAACGTCCTCATCTCGCCTCAGAACCAGGTGAAGGTCGCCGACTTCGGCATCGCCACCGCCATCGCCGCCGGCGTCAACACCGACCTCACCAAGGCCGGCACCGTCATGGGGACGGCGACCTACTTCTCCCCTGAGCAAGCCCAGGGCCAGCGCGTCGACGCCCGTAGTGATCTCTACTCGCTCGGCGTCGTCCTCTACGAGATGTTGACCGGCGAGGCGCCGTTCACCGGTGATTCGCCCGTGGCCATCGCCTACAAGCACGTACAGGAGGCGCCGACACCTCCGAGCCAGTCGGGAGCCACAGTTCCCCGGCCGCTCGAGGCAATCACGATGCGGCTCCTGTTCAAGGACCCCGAGCGCCGCTACCCGTCCGCCGACGCCCTGCGTGCCGATCTGCGCCGCTACCGCGACGGGGCAGCCGGGCCGGGTCGGGCCGCGGGCGCAGCCGGTGCAGCCGCGGCGCCGGGATCGACCGACCCGACGACGGTCTCGCGCCCCGTGTCGGGTTCACAGCCGGCCTCGGGCTCTCAGCCGACGACGGCGTTGCCGGCCAACCGGGGTAAGCGGCAGGCGGGTCGCCCGTCGGGTCAGACCCCGGCGAACTACGCTCCGCCGGCCTACCCCCCCGGCTACGACGCGGCGACGCCGGTGTACCCCTACGGCGCATACGACCGCACGGGTCAGACCCGCCGCACGGGGCTGTTCGTCCTCGGCGTGGTCCTGTTGATCCTCGCGATCGTCATCGCCGCGGTCATCCTCGTGCAGGTGCTGGAGGACTCCAGCGGTAACGGCAACGACGACGGCGACACGGTGGTCGACGTCGGCCAGATCGCGGTCCCGTCCGTAATCGGCCTGGACCAGTTCGAGGCGATACGTGAGCTCGAGAACGCCGGGTTCGTGGTCCGGCCCGAACAGGTGGAGAACGCAGAGGTCCCCGAGGGCCAGGTCTTCGCCCAGAACCCCCAGGGCGGGATCCGGATCGACGAGGGCTCGGTGGTCACAGTGACGGTGAGCGCGGGCGCCGAGGCGGTCGCGATCCCCAACGTCGTCGGTCAGCAGGCCACCGACGCGGCGCAGCTCCTGGACAGTCTCGGGTTCACGGTCGTCACCGAGGAGATCCCCGACGAGGACGCCGAGCCGGGCGAGGTACTCGCCCAGTCGCCGGCCCCGGGTGAATCGGGGAAAGAAGGCGACGTGATCACCCTGACGCTGTCGGAGGGCCCCGAAATGCGCCCGGTGCCGAATGTGGGCGGCAACGACCCCGCCACGGCGGCCGCGGCACTGACGGCTGCCGGATTCCAGATCCTCCAGGAACGTGAGACCTCGCTCGAGGTCCCCGAGGGCCAGGTCATCCGCACCGAGCCCGCCGCCGGTACGGAGTTGGAGAAGGACGCGGTCGTCACCATGTTCATCTCCGACGGCGAGCCGCTGGCGACGGTGCCCAGTGTCGTCGGCCTCGACGTGAGCTCGGCCATCGCGCAGATCTCCGCGGCCGGCCTCGAGGTGTCCCAGAGCGAAGCGGTCACGACCGATGCCGCCGAGGGA
- a CDS encoding penicillin-binding protein 2, which translates to MNRQIRLVGLGLLVCFAVLFVQLNRLQFFERSELEENPLNTRDIVRDFGEPRGDILTIDGEIVATTVDVGGQLRRERQYPFGELFAHVTGYFSFDFGADGVERIYNDELAGQTAGQQFGSFADLFRDNDTTGDLVLTLDATVQEAARAALGDRNGSVVVMDPRDGSIVALWSFPSYDPGPLSGTDLAVARAAREALLDDPTKPDLARSYRERYPPGSTFKIVTASAGLSSGIVGLADPVFPAVAEYVPPLTTVPITNFRGSICGGALPEILRVSCNTAFAEMGAEVLGPEVMVETAEDFGFNDAPPVDLPAAAESVFPTDFERDIPRLAQSSIGQNDVAATPLQMALATAAIANGGVIMEPHVMDRIVAADGDIIDEWGARSWRRALREVDAATMRELMIGVVEAGTATSMAIPGVVVGAKTGTAQTTASDGGTADDTHAWLVAFAGPAEGPAELVVAVIVEAVPGGGEQTGGGVAAPVARAVLEAAIAAGGVGG; encoded by the coding sequence ATGAACCGCCAGATCCGCCTGGTCGGGCTCGGCCTCCTCGTATGTTTCGCCGTGCTGTTCGTGCAGCTGAACCGGCTGCAGTTCTTCGAGCGGTCCGAGCTCGAGGAGAACCCGCTCAACACCCGTGACATCGTCCGCGACTTCGGCGAGCCCCGGGGCGACATTCTCACCATCGACGGTGAGATCGTGGCGACCACCGTCGATGTCGGCGGCCAGCTCCGCCGGGAGCGGCAGTATCCGTTCGGGGAGCTCTTCGCCCACGTCACCGGCTACTTCTCCTTCGACTTCGGCGCCGACGGTGTCGAACGGATCTACAACGACGAGCTCGCGGGACAGACGGCGGGCCAGCAGTTCGGCAGCTTCGCCGACCTGTTCCGCGACAACGACACCACCGGCGATCTGGTCCTCACCCTCGACGCCACGGTGCAGGAGGCGGCCCGCGCGGCTCTCGGTGACCGCAACGGCTCGGTCGTGGTGATGGACCCGCGCGACGGTTCGATCGTCGCTCTCTGGTCGTTCCCGAGCTACGACCCGGGACCCCTGTCAGGCACCGATCTCGCAGTGGCGCGTGCGGCCCGCGAAGCGCTGCTCGACGATCCGACGAAGCCGGACCTCGCCCGCAGCTACCGAGAGCGGTATCCGCCGGGTTCCACGTTCAAGATCGTCACGGCGTCAGCGGGCCTGAGTAGCGGGATCGTCGGTCTCGCCGATCCGGTGTTCCCGGCGGTGGCGGAGTACGTCCCACCGCTCACCACGGTCCCGATCACCAACTTCCGGGGGTCGATCTGCGGGGGCGCCCTGCCGGAGATCCTCCGGGTCTCGTGCAACACGGCGTTCGCGGAGATGGGTGCCGAGGTGCTCGGCCCCGAGGTCATGGTCGAGACGGCCGAGGACTTCGGCTTCAACGATGCGCCACCGGTAGACCTTCCCGCCGCGGCCGAGTCGGTCTTCCCCACCGACTTCGAACGCGACATCCCCCGACTCGCCCAGTCCTCGATCGGCCAGAACGACGTTGCGGCGACCCCTCTGCAGATGGCTCTCGCCACGGCGGCCATCGCCAACGGCGGGGTGATCATGGAGCCCCACGTCATGGATCGGATCGTTGCAGCCGACGGCGACATCATCGACGAGTGGGGGGCGAGGTCCTGGCGGCGGGCGCTGCGCGAGGTCGACGCGGCCACGATGCGTGAACTCATGATCGGAGTGGTCGAGGCGGGCACCGCGACGTCCATGGCGATCCCGGGAGTCGTCGTCGGGGCCAAGACCGGTACGGCCCAGACCACCGCGTCCGACGGCGGGACGGCCGACGACACCCACGCCTGGCTCGTGGCGTTCGCGGGGCCGGCGGAGGGCCCGGCGGAACTCGTCGTGGCGGTCATCGTGGAGGCGGTACCCGGCGGCGGGGAACAGACCGGTGGGGGCGTCGCCGCCCCGGTTGCGAGGGCTGTGCTCGAAGCGGCCATCGCCGCAGGCGGCGTGGGCGGGTGA
- a CDS encoding FtsW/RodA/SpoVE family cell cycle protein, translating into MRRSRRNTELGLLVGAAAITTGIYVLASLGRFSTIPANVGPFLGVVLGLLIVAHIATRRLAPQADGLLLPLAGLLNGIGYVFIARLDDGLAALQSTWTFVGVGAYVATLVLVRRTRDLQRYRYTFMLAGLVLLGLPLLPVLGQEVNGARIWVNLGPLNFQPGEFAKLALAVFFASYLVDKRELLRVSTYKLGPLNLPEPKYLGPVLLGWGASLIVMFYERDLGSSLLFFTLFLVVLWIATERAAYLLMGGTLFLGGAVFAWSQFTHVQTRVDVWLDPWQDPRGDGFQIVEAAFAFGSGGLTGTGPGLGDPGRIPFAETDFIFAAIGEELGLLGATAVLVTFMLMIGTGLRIALAVENDFTKLLAAGLTTLLGVQAFIIIAGVIRVLPLTGVTLPFVSYGGSSLVANYVLLALLVRISDEAITLQKVEPGRPRETLSPR; encoded by the coding sequence GTGCGCCGGAGCCGCCGCAACACCGAGCTCGGCCTTCTCGTCGGCGCAGCGGCCATCACGACGGGGATCTACGTCCTGGCCAGCCTCGGCCGGTTCTCGACGATCCCCGCCAATGTCGGCCCGTTCCTCGGCGTCGTGCTCGGGCTCCTGATCGTCGCCCACATCGCCACGCGGCGTCTCGCCCCCCAGGCCGACGGCCTGCTCCTTCCCCTGGCCGGGCTCCTCAACGGGATCGGCTACGTCTTCATCGCACGCCTCGATGACGGCCTGGCGGCACTTCAGTCCACGTGGACCTTCGTCGGTGTCGGGGCGTACGTCGCAACCCTCGTCCTCGTCCGGCGCACGCGTGACCTCCAGCGCTACCGCTACACGTTCATGCTCGCGGGACTCGTGTTGCTGGGGCTGCCGCTGTTGCCGGTGCTGGGCCAGGAGGTCAACGGCGCCCGCATCTGGGTGAACCTGGGCCCGCTGAACTTCCAGCCAGGTGAGTTCGCGAAGCTCGCCCTGGCGGTCTTCTTCGCGAGCTACCTGGTCGACAAGCGCGAGCTCCTTCGGGTCAGCACCTACAAGCTCGGGCCGCTGAACCTGCCCGAACCGAAATACCTGGGCCCGGTCCTGTTGGGCTGGGGGGCCTCGCTCATCGTCATGTTCTACGAGCGCGACCTGGGGTCGTCGCTGTTGTTCTTCACGCTGTTCCTCGTCGTGCTGTGGATCGCTACGGAGCGGGCCGCGTACCTGTTGATGGGCGGGACGTTGTTCCTCGGCGGGGCCGTGTTCGCGTGGAGCCAGTTCACCCACGTGCAGACCCGTGTCGACGTGTGGCTCGACCCCTGGCAGGACCCCCGGGGGGACGGTTTCCAGATCGTCGAGGCCGCCTTTGCCTTCGGTTCGGGAGGGCTCACGGGCACCGGACCGGGCCTGGGTGACCCCGGTCGGATCCCCTTCGCCGAGACCGACTTCATCTTCGCGGCGATCGGTGAGGAGCTGGGTCTTCTGGGCGCGACCGCTGTCCTGGTCACGTTCATGTTGATGATCGGCACCGGCCTCCGGATCGCCCTGGCCGTCGAGAACGACTTCACCAAGCTGCTCGCAGCGGGCCTGACCACGCTGCTCGGCGTCCAGGCCTTCATCATCATCGCCGGGGTCATCCGGGTCCTGCCGCTGACGGGCGTCACCTTGCCGTTCGTGTCCTACGGGGGCTCTTCGCTCGTCGCCAACTACGTGCTGTTGGCTCTGCTCGTGCGGATCTCCGACGAGGCCATCACGCTGCAGAAGGTCGAACCAGGCCGCCCGCGCGAGACCTTGTCACCGCGATGA